The Longimicrobiales bacterium genome includes a region encoding these proteins:
- a CDS encoding PadR family transcriptional regulator, with protein TTLLRGTLDVLILKTLASGSLHGYGVVARIEELTGGALSIDDGALYQSLHRMEERDWVESEWGHADSGKRAKFYRLTRAGRRRLEEETADWLRYAEAVFAVLQPEAAT; from the coding sequence GACCACCCTGCTCCGCGGTACCCTCGACGTCCTCATCCTGAAGACGCTCGCCAGTGGATCGCTCCACGGCTACGGCGTCGTCGCGCGTATCGAAGAACTGACCGGCGGCGCGCTCAGCATCGATGACGGCGCGCTGTACCAATCGCTGCACCGGATGGAGGAGCGCGACTGGGTCGAATCGGAGTGGGGACACGCGGACAGCGGGAAGCGCGCGAAGTTCTATCGGCTCACGCGCGCGGGGCGGCGGCGGCTGGAGGAGGAGACCGCCGACTGGCTCCGTTACGCCGAAGCTGTCTTCGCCGTACTCCAGCCGGAGGCCGCGACATGA